The Nitriliruptor alkaliphilus DSM 45188 genome includes a region encoding these proteins:
- a CDS encoding ABC transporter permease → MTTTLPPVVASRPEPRRFEPRTVAAIVHREWRVFRRVWFSTAFGSVAEPILYFVAFGYGFGALVASVAGLDYLDFIATGAIAIGILFSSAFPGLINGYFRRKEQHLYDGILAAPVSVAEIVTGEALWNSFRVTVVAVVTTLVAFAFGVRPGIGVLLVPAVSVVGGFGFACAGAAFGALLRSTHGFDFVIVGVIVPMYVVAGTFFPLDTLPTALATIGQVNPLTHVVELLRILTFGTGTALDALGHLGVVLVFDLLAWAAAVRLLKRALVT, encoded by the coding sequence GTGACGACCACGTTGCCGCCCGTCGTCGCATCCCGACCCGAGCCGCGACGGTTCGAGCCGCGCACCGTTGCCGCCATCGTGCACCGCGAGTGGCGCGTGTTCCGGCGCGTGTGGTTCTCGACGGCCTTCGGTTCCGTCGCCGAGCCGATCCTGTACTTCGTGGCGTTCGGGTACGGGTTCGGTGCCCTCGTGGCCAGCGTCGCGGGCCTGGACTACCTCGACTTCATCGCCACCGGGGCCATCGCGATCGGCATCCTGTTCTCGAGCGCCTTCCCGGGCCTGATCAACGGCTACTTCCGACGCAAGGAGCAGCACCTCTACGACGGCATCCTGGCCGCGCCGGTGTCCGTGGCCGAGATCGTCACCGGTGAGGCGCTGTGGAACTCCTTCCGGGTCACGGTGGTGGCCGTCGTGACCACCCTGGTGGCGTTCGCGTTCGGCGTGCGGCCCGGTATCGGCGTGCTGCTCGTGCCCGCCGTGTCGGTGGTCGGCGGGTTCGGGTTCGCGTGTGCCGGGGCGGCGTTCGGCGCGCTGCTGCGCTCGACCCACGGGTTCGACTTCGTCATCGTCGGCGTGATCGTCCCGATGTACGTCGTCGCCGGCACCTTCTTCCCCCTCGACACCCTCCCGACCGCCCTGGCCACGATCGGCCAGGTGAACCCGCTGACCCACGTCGTCGAGCTGCTCCGCATCCTCACGTTCGGGACGGGCACGGCGCTCGATGCGCTCGGTCACCTCGGGGTCGTGCTCGTTTTCGACCTGCTGGCCTGGGCGGCCGCGGTGCGCCTGCTGAAGCGCGCCCTCGTCA
- a CDS encoding ABC transporter ATP-binding protein, whose amino-acid sequence MSIAPPLDTRAGAPSVRLRGVVKRFGSLTAVDHLDLEVPPGVCFGLLGPNGAGKSTTMRLLTGQAVADEGLVEVLGHPLPSESKAARARCGVVPQVDDLDDELTVAENLGVYARFHGIPRRERTDAVARGLQIAELVDRADTPTEELSGGMRRRLLIARGLVHRPELVLLDEPTVGLDPQVRAQLWATVDAIKHAGATVVLTTHYIEEAERLCDEVAVVHHGRIVARGTPDDLIRDHVGRDVLEIPGRAEDLAAITAEVRAAGFATRSAGTAVAVLGAERLEPGVAARGRRRTASLEDVFVVLTGEEPDPRPASRSEEVAR is encoded by the coding sequence GTGTCCATCGCTCCACCGCTCGACACCCGCGCCGGGGCCCCGTCCGTGCGGCTGCGCGGGGTGGTCAAACGCTTCGGGTCCCTGACCGCCGTCGACCACCTCGACCTCGAGGTCCCACCGGGGGTCTGCTTCGGCCTGCTCGGTCCGAACGGGGCGGGCAAGTCGACCACGATGCGGCTGCTGACCGGCCAGGCGGTCGCCGACGAGGGCCTCGTCGAGGTGCTCGGCCACCCGCTGCCGAGCGAGAGCAAGGCTGCGCGGGCGCGCTGTGGTGTCGTGCCGCAGGTCGACGACCTCGATGACGAGCTGACGGTCGCCGAGAACCTCGGCGTCTACGCCCGGTTCCACGGCATCCCACGGCGGGAGCGGACCGACGCGGTCGCCCGGGGCCTGCAGATCGCCGAGCTCGTCGACCGGGCCGACACCCCCACCGAGGAGCTGTCGGGCGGGATGCGTCGCCGCCTGCTCATCGCCCGCGGCCTCGTGCACCGGCCCGAGCTCGTCCTGCTCGACGAGCCCACCGTCGGGCTCGACCCGCAGGTGCGCGCCCAGCTGTGGGCGACCGTGGATGCGATCAAGCACGCGGGCGCGACCGTCGTGCTCACCACCCATTACATCGAGGAGGCGGAGCGGTTGTGCGACGAGGTCGCCGTCGTGCACCACGGCCGGATCGTGGCTCGCGGGACCCCGGACGATCTCATCCGTGACCACGTGGGACGGGACGTGCTCGAGATCCCGGGCCGCGCTGAGGACCTCGCGGCGATCACCGCCGAGGTCCGTGCGGCCGGTTTCGCGACCCGGTCGGCCGGCACGGCGGTCGCGGTGCTCGGCGCCGAACGGCTCGAGCCCGGCGTCGCCGCGCGCGGTCGTCGCCGGACCGCGAGCCTCGAGGACGTCTTCGTGGTGCTCACGGGGGAGGAGCCCGATCCGCGGCCCGCCTCCCGCTCCGAGGAGGTGGCCCGGTGA
- a CDS encoding DUF885 domain-containing protein, whose product MATTAPTRAAALLDRYLDLLRDHEPVTWTRIGGSGRDGDLPEVGSDADAARSRDLARLGTEVRAARDAVPRDATGEDREARDDLMLLAEELEYRRFLVDVRPRYATDPLAALEAVASGLHELLRRRDLPREEQVRRLSAAVARARAVPSFLEQAGRALVAAPAPHLEVAIARLDGLCDLLRDQLPARANALGVDPSDACAAGAVGVEGVEAFGALLDELRGEVPAPWRLGPDHHEVMLRSALGAALPPAEIADRARAWLDTVRTELAELAAAGWSRRFPGEPVPADEAERVRRSLRHVARTAVSRDELVAEARRAVVEARAFAETLGLGDLPPAERLTVTEVPSYLAGIAVAFISQAPPLDPSGGCVYYLSPVPDSWDDDRAASFLREYTPAQLRSLALHEGYPGHFVQLEHASHHPRLARRLLTRPAFAEGWAIHVEREAVRAGFGDGATSAVEGDDYRLTQRKLELRIATNALLDVGLHTGDLDDDGAMALLKDGAFQEDAEARGKLTRAKVTSGQLCSYFVGGAELADLHEEVRDREGAAFDTAAFHQRLLSHGTPTVDVVRRALADDAPVRRPFA is encoded by the coding sequence GTGGCGACCACCGCGCCGACCCGAGCTGCGGCGCTGCTCGATCGTTACCTGGACCTCCTGCGCGACCACGAGCCGGTCACCTGGACACGCATCGGCGGCAGCGGCCGCGACGGCGACCTGCCCGAGGTCGGCTCGGACGCCGACGCAGCCCGCAGCCGCGACCTGGCTCGCCTCGGCACCGAGGTGCGCGCGGCCAGGGACGCGGTGCCCCGGGACGCCACCGGCGAGGACCGTGAGGCCCGCGACGATCTCATGCTGCTCGCCGAGGAGCTCGAGTACCGCCGCTTCCTGGTCGACGTCCGGCCGCGGTACGCGACCGATCCGCTGGCAGCGCTGGAGGCGGTCGCCTCGGGTCTGCACGAGCTGCTGCGTCGCCGCGACCTGCCGCGTGAGGAGCAGGTCCGCCGGCTGTCGGCGGCGGTCGCTCGGGCCCGTGCGGTCCCGTCCTTCCTCGAGCAGGCCGGCCGAGCCCTCGTCGCGGCCCCGGCCCCGCACCTCGAGGTCGCCATCGCCCGGCTGGACGGCCTGTGCGACCTGCTCCGCGACCAGCTGCCTGCGCGCGCGAACGCCCTCGGCGTCGATCCCAGCGACGCGTGCGCGGCCGGTGCCGTGGGGGTCGAGGGTGTGGAGGCGTTCGGCGCGCTGCTCGACGAACTCCGCGGTGAGGTCCCGGCCCCCTGGCGCCTCGGCCCCGACCACCACGAGGTGATGCTGCGTTCGGCGCTCGGGGCCGCCCTCCCGCCGGCCGAGATCGCGGACCGTGCGCGGGCCTGGCTCGACACGGTCCGTACGGAGCTGGCCGAGCTGGCAGCCGCCGGCTGGTCCCGGCGCTTCCCGGGCGAGCCGGTCCCGGCTGACGAGGCCGAACGGGTCCGACGGTCGCTCAGGCACGTGGCCCGGACGGCGGTCTCACGCGACGAGCTGGTCGCGGAGGCGCGGCGTGCCGTGGTCGAGGCCCGGGCCTTCGCCGAGACCCTCGGTCTCGGGGACCTGCCGCCGGCCGAGCGCCTCACCGTCACCGAGGTGCCGAGCTACCTCGCCGGCATCGCCGTCGCCTTCATCAGCCAGGCCCCCCCGCTCGATCCGTCGGGCGGCTGCGTCTACTACCTCTCCCCGGTGCCCGACAGCTGGGACGACGACCGGGCCGCCAGCTTCCTGCGCGAGTACACGCCCGCGCAGCTGCGCTCGCTGGCGCTCCACGAGGGCTACCCCGGTCACTTCGTCCAGCTCGAGCACGCCTCCCACCACCCGCGCCTCGCCCGCCGGCTCCTGACCCGGCCGGCGTTCGCCGAGGGGTGGGCGATCCACGTCGAGCGCGAAGCGGTCCGCGCGGGGTTCGGTGACGGGGCGACCTCGGCCGTCGAGGGGGACGACTACCGCCTGACCCAGCGCAAGCTCGAGCTGCGGATCGCGACCAACGCGCTGCTCGACGTCGGCCTGCACACCGGGGACCTCGATGACGACGGGGCCATGGCGCTCCTGAAGGACGGCGCCTTCCAGGAGGACGCCGAGGCTCGCGGCAAGCTCACCCGCGCCAAGGTCACCTCCGGTCAGCTGTGCAGCTACTTCGTCGGCGGTGCCGAGCTCGCCGACCTGCACGAAGAGGTTCGTGACCGGGAGGGCGCTGCCTTCGACACCGCCGCCTTCCACCAGCGGCTGCTGTCCCACGGCACCCCGACCGTCGACGTGGTGCGTCGCGCGCTGGCCGACGACGCCCCGGTCCGCCGCCCCTTCGCCTGA